A region from the Actinomycetota bacterium genome encodes:
- a CDS encoding DoxX family protein has translation MRFAQPAFLTRSAPYAGTVLRIAMGIVFIAHGMPKFDDVDGFGGFLTSLNVPLPELMKWVVPLLEVGGGILLILGLATRLVAVLFALEMVGTILLVKMDAGLIGEGGTGAEIDLMLLAGAIALVLMGPGAAAVDRMIGLEPRLVNLPG, from the coding sequence ATGCGCTTCGCACAGCCCGCATTTCTCACCCGTTCGGCGCCCTACGCCGGAACCGTTCTAAGGATCGCCATGGGCATCGTCTTCATCGCCCACGGCATGCCGAAGTTCGACGATGTCGACGGCTTCGGCGGTTTTCTCACCTCACTCAACGTCCCCCTGCCCGAGCTGATGAAGTGGGTGGTGCCGCTCCTGGAGGTCGGCGGAGGCATCCTGCTGATCCTGGGCCTGGCCACACGTCTGGTTGCCGTCCTCTTTGCACTCGAAATGGTCGGCACGATCCTGCTGGTGAAGATGGACGCCGGGCTTATCGGTGAAGGCGGAACGGGGGCCGAGATTGACCTGATGCTCCTGGCGGGCGCTATCGCCCTGGTGCTCATGGGGCCGGGCGCGGCTGCGGTGGACCGGATGATCGGGCTGGAGCCGAGGCTGGTAAACCTCCCCGGTTAG
- a CDS encoding DUF6186 family protein has translation MSRELIVAGYVVLALAAAGLELAARLTGKLPTLGEAVATVNRSLTGRWLLLAAWIWAGWHFFVRANWG, from the coding sequence GTGAGCCGGGAGCTGATCGTTGCCGGGTACGTGGTGCTGGCGCTCGCCGCCGCCGGCTTGGAGCTGGCAGCCCGGCTGACCGGCAAGCTTCCGACGCTGGGCGAGGCTGTCGCCACTGTCAACCGCAGCCTGACCGGACGGTGGCTGCTCCTGGCCGCGTGGATATGGGCCGGGTGGCACTTCTTCGTCAGGGCCAACTGGGGTTAG